The Candidatus Thermoplasmatota archaeon genome has a segment encoding these proteins:
- a CDS encoding fumarylacetoacetate hydrolase family protein: protein MTYYVFKDKKGEKVRVGKIVCLARSYRRHAEEMHTNVTEEPLLFLKPASSVIFDGDSIIIPKMSKCLHHEVEMGIVIGKKCKEVPQKNALDYVLGYLVCLDITARDIQDKAKKNSWPWTIAKGFDTFAPISDVVLKDKIKNPNNLDLSLKVNGKVRQKSNTKYMIYSVERIIEFVSGIMTLEKGDLIMTGTPEGVGEIAAGDVLEAKFGDFCFLKVDVR from the coding sequence ATGACTTATTACGTTTTTAAGGATAAAAAAGGAGAAAAAGTACGGGTTGGCAAAATTGTTTGTTTAGCTCGTTCTTACAGGAGACATGCTGAGGAAATGCATACCAATGTAACTGAGGAGCCTCTTCTTTTTCTAAAGCCTGCTAGCTCTGTTATTTTCGATGGTGATTCTATAATCATTCCAAAGATGTCGAAATGTTTACACCATGAAGTTGAAATGGGGATAGTTATTGGTAAAAAATGTAAAGAAGTACCACAAAAAAATGCTTTGGATTATGTTCTTGGTTATCTCGTTTGTTTAGATATTACTGCTAGAGATATTCAGGATAAAGCAAAGAAAAACAGTTGGCCTTGGACTATAGCTAAAGGTTTTGATACTTTTGCACCTATCAGTGATGTCGTTTTAAAAGATAAAATCAAGAATCCTAACAACCTTGATTTATCGCTAAAAGTGAACGGAAAGGTTAGACAGAAGTCTAACACAAAATATATGATTTATTCTGTTGAACGTATCATAGAGTTTGTTTCTGGTATTATGACTCTAGAAAAAGGTGATCTTATTATGACTGGTACTCCTGAGGGTGTTGGTGAGATAGCTGCAGGAGATGTGCTTGAGGCTA